In the Streptomyces fradiae ATCC 10745 = DSM 40063 genome, one interval contains:
- the pheT gene encoding phenylalanine--tRNA ligase subunit beta, translating to MRVPLSWLREYVDLPATETGRDVQAKLVSAGLEVETVERLGAGLTGPLVVGRVLTIEELTDFKKPIRFCTVDVGTANGTGEPQEIICGARNFAEGDKVVVALPGAVLPGDFRIGERKTYGRMSRGMICSSDELGMGDDGTKGIIVLPPEHEVGTDAAALLELYDEVLDIAVTPDRGYCLSMRGVAREAAIAYGLPLRDPALLDVPAPNSYGYPVQVTDPVGCSRFTARTVVGLDPEARSPIWLQRRLQKAGMRPVSLAVDVTNYVMLELGQPLHAYDRARLDGPIGVRRAEPGEKITTLDGTVRALDPADLVITDSRGPIGIAGVMGGADTEIADAVADPETGQVQGTTEVVIEAAHFDAISVARTARRHKLSSEASRRFERGVDPQAAAAAAQRTVDLLVLLAGGTAEAGVTEIVAPAAPRTVAMHADHPDRVAGVSYGRETVVRRLQEIGCDVYGQDELVVTVPSWRPDLAAPNDLAEEVIRLEGYENLPSTLPRPPAGRGLTERQRTHRRVGRALAGAGYVEALNYPFVGEQVFDQLDLPADDPARRVVRLVNPLSDEEPALRTTLLPGLLAALRRNDGRGSHDLALFETGLVFHPAAEPGVAVRLPVDRRPTDAELAGVDAVLPEQPRHAAVVLAGAREQAGWWGKGRPADWADAVEAARTVAREAGAELIVRQGRYGPWHPGRCAELAVVVDGAERIVGHAGELHPRVVKAFGVPARTCAMELDLDLVERASAGPVAAPRISTFPVATQDVALVVDQGVPAAEVERVLREGAGDLLESIRLFDTFTGEQIGEGRKSLAYALRFRAADRTLTVEEATAARDAAVALAAERTGAVLRGA from the coding sequence ATGCGGGTCCCGCTTTCGTGGCTGCGGGAGTACGTCGACCTGCCGGCGACGGAGACCGGCCGTGACGTACAGGCCAAGCTGGTTTCGGCCGGGCTGGAGGTCGAGACCGTCGAGCGGCTCGGCGCCGGCCTCACCGGCCCCCTCGTGGTGGGCCGGGTCCTCACCATCGAGGAGCTGACCGACTTCAAGAAGCCGATCCGCTTCTGCACCGTCGACGTCGGCACCGCCAACGGCACCGGCGAGCCGCAGGAGATCATCTGCGGCGCCCGGAACTTCGCCGAGGGCGACAAGGTCGTCGTGGCGCTCCCCGGCGCCGTCCTGCCCGGCGACTTCCGCATCGGCGAGCGCAAGACGTACGGCCGGATGTCGCGCGGCATGATCTGCTCCTCCGACGAGCTGGGCATGGGCGACGACGGCACCAAGGGCATCATCGTCCTGCCGCCCGAGCACGAGGTCGGCACCGACGCCGCCGCCCTGCTGGAGCTGTACGACGAGGTCCTGGACATCGCCGTCACACCCGACCGCGGCTACTGCCTGTCGATGCGCGGCGTCGCCCGCGAGGCCGCCATCGCGTACGGACTGCCGCTGCGCGACCCGGCCCTCCTCGACGTGCCCGCGCCGAACTCGTACGGCTACCCGGTCCAGGTCACCGACCCCGTCGGCTGCTCCCGCTTCACCGCGCGCACCGTCGTCGGGCTCGACCCCGAGGCCCGCTCGCCGATCTGGCTCCAGCGCCGCCTGCAGAAGGCCGGCATGCGCCCGGTCTCCCTCGCCGTCGACGTCACCAACTACGTGATGCTCGAACTGGGCCAGCCGCTCCACGCCTACGACCGCGCCCGTCTCGACGGCCCGATCGGCGTGCGCCGGGCCGAGCCCGGCGAGAAGATCACCACCCTCGACGGCACCGTCCGCGCCCTCGACCCGGCCGACCTCGTCATCACCGACAGCCGGGGCCCCATCGGCATCGCCGGAGTCATGGGCGGCGCCGACACCGAGATCGCCGACGCGGTCGCCGACCCGGAGACCGGCCAGGTCCAGGGCACCACCGAGGTCGTCATCGAGGCCGCGCACTTCGACGCGATCTCCGTCGCCCGCACGGCCCGCCGCCACAAGCTCTCCTCCGAGGCGTCCCGGCGCTTCGAGCGGGGCGTCGACCCGCAGGCCGCGGCCGCCGCCGCGCAGCGCACGGTCGACCTGCTGGTCCTCCTCGCGGGCGGCACGGCCGAGGCCGGCGTCACCGAGATCGTCGCCCCGGCCGCCCCGCGCACGGTCGCGATGCACGCCGACCACCCGGACCGCGTCGCGGGTGTCTCCTACGGCCGCGAGACCGTCGTCCGCCGCCTCCAGGAGATCGGCTGCGACGTGTACGGGCAGGACGAGCTGGTCGTCACCGTCCCGTCCTGGCGTCCCGACCTCGCCGCGCCGAACGACCTCGCCGAGGAGGTCATCCGGCTGGAGGGGTACGAGAACCTCCCCTCCACCCTGCCCAGGCCGCCCGCCGGCCGCGGGCTCACCGAGCGCCAGCGCACCCACCGCCGCGTGGGCCGGGCCCTGGCCGGCGCCGGGTACGTCGAGGCGCTGAACTACCCCTTCGTCGGCGAGCAGGTCTTCGACCAGCTCGACCTCCCGGCCGACGACCCCGCACGCCGGGTCGTCCGGCTCGTCAACCCGCTCTCCGACGAGGAGCCCGCGCTGCGCACCACGCTGCTGCCCGGCCTCCTCGCCGCGCTGCGCCGCAACGACGGCCGCGGCAGCCACGACCTGGCCCTCTTCGAGACCGGCCTCGTCTTCCACCCGGCCGCCGAGCCCGGCGTCGCGGTGCGGCTGCCCGTCGACCGCCGCCCGACCGACGCGGAACTGGCCGGGGTCGACGCCGTCCTGCCCGAGCAGCCCCGGCACGCCGCCGTGGTCCTCGCCGGGGCGCGCGAGCAGGCCGGCTGGTGGGGCAAGGGCCGCCCGGCCGACTGGGCCGACGCGGTCGAGGCCGCCCGGACCGTCGCCCGCGAGGCCGGTGCCGAGCTGATCGTCCGCCAGGGCCGGTACGGCCCGTGGCACCCGGGCCGCTGCGCCGAGCTGGCCGTCGTCGTGGACGGCGCCGAGCGGATCGTCGGCCACGCCGGCGAGCTGCACCCGCGCGTCGTCAAGGCGTTCGGCGTGCCCGCGCGCACCTGCGCCATGGAGCTCGACCTCGACCTGGTCGAGCGGGCCTCCGCCGGTCCGGTGGCCGCCCCGCGCATCTCCACCTTCCCGGTGGCCACGCAGGACGTCGCGCTCGTCGTCGACCAGGGCGTGCCGGCCGCCGAGGTGGAGCGGGTGCTCCGCGAGGGCGCCGGCGACCTGCTGGAGTCCATCCGGCTGTTCGACACGTTCACCGGCGAGCAGATCGGCGAGGGCAGGAAGTCCCTGGCGTACGCACTGCGCTTCCGCGCCGCCGACCGCACGCTGACCGTCGAGGAGGCCACGGCCGCCCGCGACGCCGCGGTGGCGCTGGCCGCCGAGCGCACCGGGGCGGTACTGCGCGGCGCCTGA
- the pheS gene encoding phenylalanine--tRNA ligase subunit alpha, giving the protein MSAPNKSYDPVEVEALKPEEIERMRDEALAAFAAAGDLDQLAQAKVAHTGGTSPLALANREIGALPPQAKAEAGKRVGQARGAVSKALAARQAELEAERDARVLVEEAVDVTLPYDRTPAGARHPLTTLMERVADVFVSMGYEVAEGPEAEAEWFNFDALNFVPDHPARQMQDTFFVEGPEGTRGDESGIVLRTHTSPVQARTLVDREPPVYVVCPGRVYRTDELDATHTPVFHQIELLAIDEGLTMADLKGTLDHMVQALFGPDMKTRLRPNFFPFTEPSAEMDMLCYVCRGESVGDAERPCRTCGSEGWIELGGCGMVNPKVLVACGVDPEKYSGFAFGFGIERMLMFRHNVEDMRDMVEGDVRFTRPFGMEI; this is encoded by the coding sequence ATGTCGGCACCCAACAAGTCGTACGACCCAGTCGAGGTCGAGGCACTGAAACCGGAAGAGATCGAGCGCATGCGGGACGAGGCGCTCGCCGCCTTCGCCGCCGCCGGCGACCTCGACCAGCTCGCCCAGGCGAAGGTCGCCCACACGGGCGGCACCTCGCCCCTCGCCCTCGCCAACCGAGAGATCGGCGCCCTGCCCCCGCAGGCCAAGGCCGAGGCGGGCAAGCGCGTCGGCCAGGCGCGCGGCGCGGTGTCCAAGGCCCTGGCCGCGCGCCAGGCCGAGCTGGAGGCCGAGCGGGACGCCCGCGTGCTGGTCGAGGAGGCGGTGGACGTCACCCTCCCCTACGACCGCACCCCGGCCGGCGCCCGCCACCCCCTGACCACCCTCATGGAGCGCGTCGCGGACGTCTTCGTCTCCATGGGGTACGAGGTGGCCGAGGGCCCCGAGGCCGAGGCGGAGTGGTTCAACTTCGACGCCCTCAACTTCGTCCCCGACCACCCGGCCCGCCAGATGCAGGACACGTTCTTCGTCGAGGGGCCGGAAGGCACCCGCGGCGACGAGTCCGGCATCGTGCTGCGCACCCACACCTCCCCGGTGCAGGCGCGCACGCTCGTGGACCGCGAGCCCCCCGTGTACGTCGTCTGCCCCGGCCGCGTCTACCGCACCGACGAGCTCGACGCCACGCACACCCCGGTCTTCCACCAGATCGAGCTGCTCGCCATCGACGAGGGCCTCACCATGGCCGACCTCAAGGGCACCCTCGACCACATGGTCCAGGCCCTGTTCGGCCCGGACATGAAGACCCGGCTCCGGCCGAACTTCTTCCCGTTCACCGAGCCGTCCGCCGAGATGGACATGCTCTGCTACGTCTGCCGCGGCGAGTCCGTCGGCGACGCGGAGCGCCCCTGCCGCACCTGCGGCAGCGAGGGCTGGATCGAGCTCGGCGGCTGCGGCATGGTCAACCCGAAGGTCCTCGTCGCCTGCGGCGTCGACCCGGAGAAGTACAGCGGCTTCGCCTTCGGGTTCGGCATCGAGCGGATGCTGATGTTCCGGCACAACGTCGAAGACATGCGAGACATGGTCGAGGGTGACGTCCGGTTCACCCGGCCGTTCGGGATGGAGATCTGA
- a CDS encoding sensor histidine kinase: MTPGSSHEAADGHARSTSRPGVPPCVAEELPDGLVVADAEGRVVRFNAQAARVTGVPRDRAVGARLEDALPLEDLKGNRWWPLTDPYGGLATRTGQPERNLLLPGGREVLVAARYVRDVPLGPVRRVVVTLRGTEARRRTERSNAELIATVAHELRSPLTSVQGFTHTLLTKWERFTDDQKRLILETVDADAKRVTRLIAELLDISRIDAGRLEVRRQPVDIAAAVGRHVHGLTARGLPPDRFFVRVGRPLPDLWADPDKIDQILGNLLENAVRHGAGTVTIEVAPTGMPDGEKGTAVTVSDEGPGIPEESMGRVFTRFWRGSTRGGTGLGLYIVKGLVEAHGGSITVGRAPSGGARFRFTLPVGAPAYVTQGI; encoded by the coding sequence ATGACACCCGGCAGCAGCCACGAGGCGGCGGACGGCCACGCCCGCTCCACCTCCCGCCCGGGCGTCCCCCCGTGCGTGGCCGAGGAGCTGCCCGACGGGCTCGTCGTCGCGGACGCCGAAGGGCGGGTCGTCCGGTTCAACGCCCAGGCCGCCCGCGTCACCGGCGTCCCCCGCGACCGGGCCGTCGGCGCCCGCCTGGAGGACGCCCTCCCCCTGGAGGACCTCAAGGGCAACCGCTGGTGGCCGCTGACCGACCCGTACGGCGGCCTCGCCACCCGCACCGGCCAGCCCGAGCGGAACCTGCTGCTGCCCGGGGGCCGGGAGGTCCTCGTCGCCGCCCGGTACGTACGGGACGTGCCGCTCGGCCCCGTGCGCCGCGTCGTCGTCACCCTGCGCGGCACCGAGGCCCGGCGCCGCACCGAGCGCAGCAACGCCGAGCTGATCGCCACCGTCGCCCACGAGCTGCGCTCCCCGCTCACCTCCGTACAGGGCTTCACCCACACCCTGCTCACCAAGTGGGAGCGCTTCACCGACGACCAGAAGCGGCTCATCCTGGAGACCGTCGACGCCGACGCCAAACGCGTCACCCGGCTCATCGCCGAGCTCCTCGACATCTCCCGCATCGACGCCGGCCGGCTGGAGGTGCGCCGCCAGCCCGTGGACATCGCCGCCGCCGTCGGCCGCCACGTCCACGGCCTCACCGCGCGGGGCCTGCCGCCCGACCGCTTCTTCGTCCGCGTCGGCCGCCCGCTCCCCGACCTGTGGGCCGACCCCGACAAGATCGACCAGATCCTCGGCAACCTCCTGGAAAACGCGGTGCGCCACGGCGCCGGAACCGTCACCATCGAAGTCGCCCCCACCGGAATGCCGGACGGCGAGAAAGGAACGGCGGTCACCGTGAGCGACGAAGGTCCCGGCATCCCCGAGGAGTCGATGGGCCGTGTCTTCACCCGCTTCTGGCGCGGCAGCACCCGCGGCGGCACCGGCCTCGGCCTGTACATCGTCAAGGGCCTCGTCGAGGCCCACGGCGGCTCCATCACCGTCGGCCGCGCCCCCTCGGGCGGCGCCCGGTTCCGCTTCACCCTGCCCGTGGGAGCCCCGGCGTACGTGACCCAGGGCATCTGA
- a CDS encoding TrmH family RNA methyltransferase: MGTPELISPRSPRVAAARRLAKRNFRSKERRFIAEGPQAVREAVEHRGPGGEPTLLELFTTTEAATRYAAIVDAARAAGARVHHASDAVLAEVSQTVTPQGIVGVCGFLDSPFEDILAARPRLVAVLAHVRDPGNAGTVLRCADAAGADAVVLTDASVDLYNPKSVRASVGSLFHLPVAVGVPVERAVAGLRDAGVRVLAADGAGDDDLDAELDAGTMGDPTAWIFGNEAWGLPEETRALADAVVRVPIHGRAESLNLATAAAVCLYASARAQRAAGGCRSVTGS; this comes from the coding sequence ATGGGCACCCCCGAGCTGATCTCCCCGCGTTCCCCCCGCGTCGCCGCCGCGCGGCGCCTGGCCAAGCGGAACTTCCGGAGCAAGGAGCGCCGGTTCATCGCCGAGGGACCGCAGGCCGTCCGCGAGGCCGTCGAACACCGGGGACCCGGCGGCGAGCCGACCCTCCTCGAACTGTTCACCACCACCGAGGCCGCCACCCGGTACGCCGCCATCGTCGACGCCGCCCGCGCCGCCGGCGCGCGCGTCCACCACGCGTCCGACGCCGTCCTCGCCGAGGTCTCCCAGACCGTCACCCCGCAGGGCATCGTCGGCGTGTGCGGCTTCCTCGACTCGCCGTTCGAGGACATCCTCGCCGCCCGCCCCAGGCTGGTCGCCGTCCTCGCCCACGTACGCGACCCCGGCAACGCCGGGACCGTCCTGCGCTGCGCCGACGCGGCCGGAGCCGACGCCGTCGTCCTCACCGACGCCTCCGTCGACCTCTACAACCCCAAGTCCGTGCGCGCCTCCGTCGGCTCCCTGTTCCACCTGCCCGTCGCGGTCGGCGTCCCCGTCGAGCGGGCCGTCGCCGGACTCAGGGACGCCGGCGTGCGGGTCCTCGCCGCCGACGGCGCCGGCGACGACGACCTCGACGCGGAACTCGACGCGGGCACCATGGGCGACCCCACCGCCTGGATCTTCGGCAACGAGGCGTGGGGCCTGCCCGAGGAGACCCGCGCCCTCGCCGACGCCGTCGTGCGCGTCCCCATCCACGGCAGGGCCGAGAGCCTCAACCTGGCGACCGCCGCCGCCGTGTGCCTGTACGCCTCCGCCCGTGCGCAGCGCGCGGCCGGAGGGTGCCGCTCCGTCACCGGGAGCTAG
- the rplT gene encoding 50S ribosomal protein L20, with translation MARVKRAVNAHKKRRAILEQASGYRGQRSRLYRKAKEQVTHSLVYNYNDRKKRKGDFRQLWIQRINAAARANGITYNRFIQGLKAANVEVDRKILAELAVNDANAFAALVEVAQKALPSDVNAPKAAA, from the coding sequence GTGGCACGCGTCAAGCGCGCAGTCAACGCTCACAAGAAGCGCCGTGCGATCCTCGAGCAGGCCAGCGGCTACCGCGGCCAGCGCTCGCGCCTGTACCGCAAGGCCAAGGAGCAGGTCACCCACTCGCTGGTCTACAACTACAACGACCGCAAGAAGCGCAAGGGTGACTTCCGCCAGCTGTGGATCCAGCGCATCAACGCCGCCGCCCGCGCCAACGGCATCACCTACAACCGCTTCATCCAGGGTCTGAAGGCCGCCAACGTCGAGGTGGACCGCAAGATCCTGGCCGAGCTCGCGGTCAACGACGCGAACGCGTTCGCCGCCCTCGTCGAGGTCGCCCAGAAGGCCCTCCCGAGCGACGTCAACGCCCCGAAGGCCGCCGCCTGA
- the rpmI gene encoding 50S ribosomal protein L35 gives MPKNKTHSGAKKRFKITGSGKVLRERAGKRHLLEHKSSKLTRRLTGNAEMAPGDSAKIKKMLGI, from the coding sequence ATGCCGAAGAACAAGACGCACAGCGGTGCCAAGAAGCGCTTCAAGATCACCGGCTCGGGCAAGGTGCTCCGCGAGCGCGCCGGCAAGCGCCACCTGCTCGAGCACAAGTCGTCCAAGCTGACGCGCCGCCTCACTGGCAACGCCGAGATGGCCCCGGGTGACAGCGCCAAGATCAAGAAGATGCTGGGCATCTGA
- the infC gene encoding translation initiation factor IF-3, whose product MVSQNRRYASVRQAVAWCYRGGSISAEPRINDRIRVPEVRLVGPSGEQVGIVPLAKALELAQEYDLDLVEVAANARPPVCKLMDYGKFKYESAMKAREARKNQAHTVIKEMKLRPKIDPHDYDTKKGHVVRFLKQGDKVKITIMFRGREQSRPELGYRLLQRLAEDVQDLGFVESNPKQDGRNMIMVLGPHKKKTEAMAEAREAQAARKAERQGQPAQADQPAQAEQPVQADPSAQ is encoded by the coding sequence TTGGTCTCACAGAACAGACGTTACGCGTCCGTCCGCCAGGCGGTCGCGTGGTGCTACCGAGGAGGATCCATCAGCGCCGAGCCCCGCATCAACGACCGGATTCGCGTTCCCGAGGTGCGACTTGTCGGTCCCAGCGGCGAGCAGGTCGGAATCGTTCCGCTTGCCAAGGCCCTGGAGCTTGCCCAGGAGTACGACCTCGACCTCGTCGAGGTCGCGGCGAACGCCCGCCCGCCCGTGTGCAAGCTCATGGACTACGGCAAGTTCAAGTACGAGTCGGCCATGAAGGCCCGTGAGGCGCGCAAGAACCAGGCGCACACGGTCATCAAGGAGATGAAGCTCCGGCCGAAGATCGACCCGCACGACTACGACACCAAGAAGGGTCACGTCGTCCGGTTCCTCAAGCAGGGTGACAAGGTCAAGATCACGATCATGTTCCGTGGTCGCGAGCAGTCCCGGCCGGAGCTCGGCTACCGGCTGCTGCAGCGGCTCGCGGAGGACGTCCAGGACCTCGGTTTCGTCGAGTCGAACCCGAAGCAGGACGGCCGCAACATGATCATGGTTCTCGGTCCGCACAAGAAGAAGACCGAGGCCATGGCCGAGGCCCGCGAGGCGCAGGCCGCCCGCAAGGCGGAGCGCCAGGGCCAGCCCGCACAGGCGGACCAGCCCGCTCAGGCGGAGCAGCCCGTCCAGGCGGACCCGTCCGCCCAGTAG
- a CDS encoding DUF1844 domain-containing protein — MSDATSPEPAPDFDAMTRDIAEVPAVEVIVTVAVNLMSAAAVKLGLTEEGDAYKDLDEARKLVHALAGLLDAGATEISSFHAAPLRDGLKSLQLAFREASLVPDEPGQGPGEKYTGPVYG; from the coding sequence ATGAGTGACGCCACGTCCCCCGAGCCCGCGCCCGACTTCGACGCCATGACCCGCGACATCGCGGAGGTCCCCGCGGTCGAGGTGATCGTCACGGTCGCCGTGAACCTGATGAGCGCCGCGGCCGTGAAGCTCGGGCTGACCGAGGAGGGCGACGCCTACAAGGACCTGGACGAGGCCCGCAAGCTCGTGCACGCGCTGGCGGGACTGCTGGACGCCGGGGCGACGGAGATCAGCTCCTTCCACGCGGCGCCGCTGCGGGACGGCCTGAAGTCCCTGCAGCTCGCGTTCCGCGAGGCGTCGCTGGTGCCGGACGAGCCGGGCCAGGGCCCGGGCGAGAAGTACACGGGCCCGGTCTACGGCTGA
- a CDS encoding SseB family protein codes for MALKNIPDPGFSDDDGSADPRLAEALAAWAEDRGAEPRVLEALTEARLLVPVVAVLGEVEEDENGLRREKTSDMAVPTLTAGDRRALPAFTSTETLARWDPAARPVAVPLRQALQAVAHEKADTLVLDMAGPVPFELTGRSLLALAEGRTSTDPLADPAVTGAVRAAVAAEPAVLRAHLARSATADGTLALVLAPDTAPAEAARRVATAMAADETLRARLVRGLDLALLPAEAAPPGEPFYVREHVRE; via the coding sequence GTGGCGCTCAAGAACATCCCCGACCCCGGCTTCTCCGACGACGACGGCTCCGCCGACCCGAGACTCGCCGAGGCCCTCGCGGCCTGGGCCGAGGACCGCGGCGCCGAGCCGCGCGTGCTGGAGGCCCTCACGGAGGCCCGCCTCCTCGTCCCCGTCGTGGCCGTGCTCGGCGAGGTCGAGGAGGACGAGAACGGCCTGCGCCGCGAGAAGACCAGCGACATGGCCGTCCCGACCCTCACCGCGGGGGACCGCCGCGCGCTCCCCGCGTTCACGTCCACCGAGACGCTCGCCCGCTGGGACCCGGCGGCCCGCCCCGTCGCCGTACCGCTCCGGCAGGCGCTCCAGGCGGTGGCGCACGAGAAGGCGGACACGCTCGTCCTCGACATGGCAGGCCCCGTGCCGTTCGAGCTGACCGGCCGGTCGCTGCTGGCCCTCGCCGAGGGCCGCACCAGCACCGACCCCCTGGCGGACCCCGCCGTCACCGGCGCCGTCCGGGCGGCCGTCGCCGCCGAACCGGCGGTGCTCCGCGCCCACCTGGCCCGGAGCGCCACCGCGGACGGCACCCTCGCCCTGGTCCTCGCGCCGGACACGGCCCCCGCCGAGGCGGCCCGCCGGGTGGCGACGGCCATGGCGGCCGACGAAACGCTGAGGGCCCGCCTGGTGCGGGGCCTCGACCTGGCGCTGCTGCCGGCCGAGGCCGCCCCGCCGGGCGAGCCCTTCTACGTGCGGGAGCACGTACGGGAGTGA
- the mycP gene encoding type VII secretion-associated serine protease mycosin produces the protein MKHTPTHPSAAPTDSAATAPHRTAPRRTTAGTASRIPAATPAPRPAVRVLLAGLLAAALALLPAAPAAADGIRARQWGNEAINADRAWNTTKGAGVTVAVLDTGVDETHPDLVGNVLPGKDFIGFGARRGDRAWARHGTAMAGIIAGHGHGPGNGDGVVGVAPEARILPVRVILEGADKSRARARNTRGSALAQGIRWAADQGADVINLSLGDDSEAAHPEAAEDAAVQYALAKGAVVVASAGNGGEKGDRVSYPAAYPGVIAVTAVDRFGTHASFSTSRWYATVSAPGVDVVIADPDRKYYEGWGTSAAAAFVSGSAALVRAAHPGLTPAQVKQVLVDTARDAPDGGRDDDKGHGTVDPAAAIDAGARLRPADPKAATAGYVREFFGPGPRREPDEEDPAGLVAPVTAGAGALLVVTAAALWRTARRPA, from the coding sequence ATGAAGCACACCCCCACCCACCCGTCGGCCGCCCCCACCGACTCGGCGGCGACCGCCCCCCACCGCACGGCCCCGCGCCGCACCACCGCCGGCACCGCGTCCCGGATCCCCGCGGCCACCCCCGCCCCCCGCCCCGCCGTACGCGTGCTCCTCGCCGGGCTGCTGGCCGCCGCGCTCGCCCTCCTGCCCGCCGCCCCCGCCGCCGCGGACGGCATCCGCGCCCGGCAGTGGGGCAACGAGGCGATCAACGCCGACCGTGCCTGGAACACCACCAAGGGCGCCGGCGTCACGGTCGCCGTCCTCGACACGGGCGTCGACGAGACCCACCCCGACCTGGTCGGGAACGTCCTGCCCGGCAAGGACTTCATCGGCTTCGGCGCCCGGCGCGGCGACCGCGCGTGGGCCCGCCACGGCACCGCGATGGCCGGCATCATCGCCGGCCACGGACACGGCCCCGGCAACGGCGACGGGGTCGTCGGAGTCGCCCCCGAGGCGAGGATCCTGCCCGTACGCGTCATCCTCGAAGGCGCCGACAAGTCCCGCGCCCGTGCCCGCAACACCCGCGGCAGCGCCCTCGCGCAGGGCATCCGCTGGGCCGCCGACCAGGGCGCCGACGTGATCAACCTGTCCCTCGGCGACGACAGCGAGGCCGCCCACCCGGAGGCCGCCGAGGACGCGGCCGTCCAGTACGCCCTCGCCAAGGGCGCGGTGGTCGTCGCGTCGGCCGGGAACGGAGGTGAGAAGGGCGACCGCGTCTCGTACCCCGCCGCCTACCCCGGCGTGATCGCCGTGACCGCCGTCGACCGGTTCGGCACCCACGCCTCCTTCTCCACCAGCCGCTGGTACGCCACGGTCAGCGCGCCCGGCGTGGACGTGGTCATCGCCGACCCGGACCGCAAGTACTACGAGGGCTGGGGCACCAGCGCCGCGGCGGCGTTCGTCTCCGGCTCCGCTGCCCTGGTCCGCGCCGCCCACCCCGGCCTCACGCCGGCCCAGGTCAAGCAGGTGCTGGTCGACACCGCCCGCGACGCGCCCGACGGAGGGCGCGACGACGACAAGGGGCACGGTACGGTCGACCCGGCCGCCGCGATCGATGCCGGCGCCCGCCTGCGCCCCGCGGACCCCAAGGCGGCCACGGCCGGCTACGTCCGCGAGTTCTTCGGGCCGGGCCCGCGCCGCGAACCCGACGAGGAGGACCCCGCCGGCCTCGTGGCCCCGGTCACGGCGGGAGCCGGCGCCCTCCTCGTCGTCACCGCCGCCGCCCTCTGGCGCACCGCCCGCCGCCCCGCCTGA
- a CDS encoding amino acid deaminase/aldolase, giving the protein MTPRAADRARFDRATAHLDAPLALVDLDAFDANAEDLLRRAGGKPVRVASKSLRCRALLERALARPGFAGVMSFTLAESLWLARAGFGDVLLAYPSADRAGFAELAADAKLARAVTVTVDDPAQLDLVDAARGDGREEVRVCLELDTSLRLLGGRIRIGARRSPLRDPAELAELARSVARRPGFRLVGVMAYEGHVAGVGDAVVGRPLHSRAVRLMQAVARRELAERRAAVVAAVREVAPDLEFVNGGGTGSVQHTAAEEAVTEVAAGSGLYVPRLFDDYTSFSGRPAALFALPVVRRPGVGAVTVLGGGYPASGAPGRDRLPVPYLPEGLRYDPVEGAGEVQTPLLGSAADDLLIGDKVWFRHAKAGELCERFDRLHLVEGDRVTGAVPTYRGEGRAFL; this is encoded by the coding sequence ATGACTCCCCGTGCCGCTGACCGCGCCCGCTTCGACCGGGCGACCGCGCATCTCGACGCGCCCCTCGCCCTGGTGGATCTGGACGCCTTCGACGCGAACGCCGAGGACCTCCTCCGGCGTGCCGGGGGCAAGCCCGTGCGGGTCGCCAGCAAGTCGCTGCGCTGCCGGGCGCTGCTGGAACGAGCGCTGGCCCGGCCCGGTTTCGCGGGGGTGATGTCGTTCACGCTGGCCGAGTCGCTGTGGCTGGCGCGGGCCGGTTTCGGCGACGTGCTGCTGGCCTATCCGTCGGCGGACCGGGCCGGTTTCGCCGAGCTGGCCGCCGACGCGAAGCTCGCGCGGGCCGTCACGGTGACGGTGGACGACCCGGCGCAGCTCGACCTGGTGGACGCGGCACGCGGGGACGGCCGGGAGGAGGTGCGGGTCTGCCTGGAGCTGGACACGTCGCTGCGGCTGCTGGGCGGGCGGATACGGATCGGCGCGCGGCGCTCGCCGCTGCGGGATCCGGCCGAACTGGCGGAGCTGGCACGGTCGGTGGCGCGGCGGCCCGGGTTCCGGCTGGTGGGGGTCATGGCGTACGAGGGGCATGTCGCGGGGGTCGGTGACGCGGTGGTGGGGCGTCCGCTGCATTCGCGGGCGGTGCGGCTGATGCAGGCGGTGGCGCGGCGGGAGCTGGCGGAGCGGCGCGCGGCGGTGGTGGCGGCCGTACGGGAGGTCGCGCCGGACCTGGAGTTCGTGAACGGCGGCGGCACGGGCAGCGTCCAGCACACGGCGGCCGAGGAGGCGGTGACGGAGGTCGCGGCCGGGTCGGGGCTGTACGTGCCGAGGCTGTTCGACGACTACACGTCGTTCAGCGGCCGGCCCGCCGCCCTGTTCGCGCTGCCGGTGGTGCGGCGCCCGGGGGTGGGCGCCGTGACGGTGCTGGGCGGCGGTTACCCGGCTTCGGGCGCGCCCGGCCGGGACCGGCTGCCGGTGCCCTACCTGCCGGAGGGGCTGCGGTACGACCCGGTGGAGGGGGCCGGCGAGGTGCAGACGCCGCTGCTGGGGTCGGCCGCCGACGACCTGCTGATCGGCGACAAGGTGTGGTTCCGGCACGCGAAGGCGGGCGAGCTGTGCGAGCGGTTCGACCGGCTGCACCTGGTGGAGGGCGACCGGGTGACGGGCGCCGTGCCGACGTACCGGGGCGAGGGGCGGGCCTTCCTGTAG